One window of Sulfurospirillum sp. 1612 genomic DNA carries:
- a CDS encoding circularly permuted type 2 ATP-grasp protein translates to MNEMYDHEHNINEHWRAISEDIERAGMDVLKEKQNDINWYLEDNGVTFNIHNSTDIANKRTWNMDPIPFVIANQEWEEIKIGLKQRAKLFNLIFKDLYAQQRLIKENIIPAEVIFTHQGYASEVFDFGFKEDFLLYFYAVDMARGPDGKMWVISDKTQAPSGLGYAIENRSTMNTISKDLYPDIFTKKLYPFIESYKNLLHQLSGGDISTAALLTSGPHNETYFEHSYLSSVLEINLVQGNDLLCKNGSVWLKSLSGLKKINTILRRMDDRYCDPLELKNDSKLGVAGLTEAMRQNSVNMINPIGSAILENVGLNPFMEKICEYFLGEKLILPQIATWWCGQKKELDFVLKNLDHLIIKKIDKTDAIKIYFGRKLSSEERAHLSDLLIENPHKYVAQEEISFSCVPYLTPEKIESRKAVVRAFCLKEEEDYSVMDGGLVRVSASQDPLMVSSQQGGTSKDLWILGDASDDIKIPNLLPYSRYVETSIDNISTPKAENLFWLGRYLSRSIATTRLINHLIKKIINFYRDEVSTPKESQWVLQNALTHMTMTYPGFLDEQNKYNLQRFPMGEIVSVIKEATRTGSLAFTFSMLANTNLNLKDLLAFESSKLFDKMAKEWYEFINRKGDSTLIIAHELDKFFIYLVAYKEFVRESIFKEQGLILYDIGYKIEAAMLLISKARSLLCQKFDRIVSHDVLEGMLHSVESFNAYRAIYRSSLTLEHVVDFLILSPQFPKSLTFITTDLLQDFTLLPKAKTATMEYEKSMLQAQELLQNLDVQTLIALHGNDGIYTHLDHALHQLSEFYIQCSDAFSNTYFSHYDEQ, encoded by the coding sequence ATGAATGAGATGTATGATCACGAACATAATATCAATGAACATTGGCGCGCCATATCTGAAGATATTGAGCGTGCCGGTATGGATGTGTTAAAAGAGAAACAAAATGATATTAATTGGTACCTTGAAGACAACGGCGTGACCTTTAATATTCACAATAGCACAGATATTGCCAATAAACGCACTTGGAATATGGATCCGATTCCTTTTGTGATAGCAAATCAGGAGTGGGAAGAGATTAAAATAGGGCTCAAGCAAAGAGCGAAACTTTTCAATCTTATCTTTAAAGATTTGTATGCCCAACAGCGATTGATTAAAGAAAATATCATTCCTGCTGAGGTGATTTTCACGCATCAAGGCTATGCTAGTGAAGTTTTTGATTTTGGGTTTAAAGAGGACTTTCTTCTCTATTTTTATGCTGTCGATATGGCGCGAGGACCGGATGGGAAAATGTGGGTTATAAGTGATAAAACCCAAGCACCATCGGGTCTGGGATATGCGATTGAGAACCGATCCACGATGAATACGATTAGTAAAGATCTCTATCCTGATATTTTTACTAAAAAGCTCTATCCTTTTATTGAATCATATAAAAATTTACTGCATCAATTGAGTGGTGGTGATATCTCAACCGCAGCGCTTTTGACTTCAGGTCCTCATAATGAAACCTATTTTGAACACTCCTATCTAAGCTCAGTTTTGGAGATTAATCTAGTACAAGGCAATGATTTATTATGTAAAAATGGTTCAGTTTGGCTGAAGAGTCTAAGTGGACTTAAGAAGATTAATACCATTTTGCGACGGATGGATGATCGCTATTGTGATCCTTTAGAATTGAAAAATGATTCTAAACTCGGCGTGGCGGGTTTAACTGAAGCCATGCGTCAAAATAGTGTGAATATGATTAATCCTATCGGTAGTGCCATTTTGGAAAATGTGGGACTCAACCCCTTTATGGAAAAAATTTGTGAATATTTCTTGGGGGAAAAGCTTATCTTGCCTCAGATTGCTACTTGGTGGTGTGGTCAGAAAAAAGAGCTGGATTTTGTTCTGAAAAATTTGGATCATTTGATAATCAAAAAGATTGATAAAACCGATGCAATAAAGATCTATTTTGGAAGAAAACTCTCATCTGAAGAACGCGCGCATTTGTCTGATTTATTGATAGAAAATCCACATAAATATGTCGCACAAGAGGAGATTAGTTTCTCTTGTGTGCCTTATCTCACTCCCGAAAAGATTGAATCTAGAAAAGCAGTCGTGCGGGCATTTTGCCTCAAAGAAGAGGAAGATTACAGCGTTATGGATGGGGGATTGGTTCGAGTTTCTGCCAGTCAAGATCCTCTGATGGTCTCCTCTCAACAAGGAGGAACGAGTAAAGATTTGTGGATTTTAGGCGATGCGAGTGATGACATCAAAATTCCCAATCTTTTACCGTATTCTCGCTATGTGGAAACTTCGATTGATAATATTTCAACCCCTAAGGCAGAAAATTTATTTTGGTTGGGGCGCTATCTCTCCCGTTCTATCGCCACGACACGATTGATTAATCATCTTATTAAAAAAATTATCAATTTTTACCGGGATGAAGTGAGCACGCCAAAAGAGTCTCAATGGGTTTTACAAAATGCACTGACGCATATGACGATGACCTATCCTGGGTTTTTGGATGAACAAAATAAATACAATTTACAGCGTTTTCCTATGGGGGAAATCGTCTCGGTAATCAAAGAGGCAACCCGTACTGGGTCTTTGGCCTTTACCTTTTCGATGCTTGCTAATACCAATTTGAATTTAAAAGATTTATTGGCGTTTGAGTCGTCTAAATTGTTTGATAAGATGGCAAAAGAGTGGTATGAATTTATCAATAGAAAAGGGGATTCTACCTTGATTATTGCGCATGAGTTGGATAAATTTTTTATCTACTTAGTCGCGTACAAAGAGTTTGTGAGAGAGAGTATTTTTAAAGAACAAGGGTTGATTCTCTATGATATTGGCTACAAGATTGAAGCGGCCATGCTACTGATCTCCAAGGCTCGCTCTTTGTTGTGTCAGAAATTTGATCGGATTGTCTCTCATGATGTTTTGGAAGGCATGTTGCATTCGGTGGAGAGTTTTAATGCTTATCGTGCGATTTATCGCAGTTCATTGACACTCGAACATGTGGTTGATTTTCTGATTTTAAGCCCGCAATTTCCAAAATCTTTGACGTTTATCACTACAGATTTGTTGCAAGATTTTACCCTCTTGCCCAAGGCAAAAACTGCGACGATGGAATATGAAAAATCCATGCTCCAAGCACAAGAATTGCTTCAAAATCTCGATGTGCAAACTTTGATAGCACTCCATGGCAATGATGGTATTTATACCCATCTAGATCACGCATTGCATCAACTCTCAGAATTTTATATACAGTGTTCAGATGCCTTTTCAAATACCTATTTTTCACATTATGATGAGCAATAA